In one window of Erythrolamprus reginae isolate rEryReg1 chromosome 1, rEryReg1.hap1, whole genome shotgun sequence DNA:
- the LOC139157576 gene encoding protein FAM133B-like isoform X1: MCSVRNCREAAGSVATRYSLYNHFRDVGADLVPAGGRARHCGSGFLENHGAAAAVFRKSPPPSLPPSCQKPLTESLAGGEVVDMDDHHEAKDEMLCATSQEKTKVREESKKKRKRSRSRSSSISSSTSSNSSTSSSSRSSSRSSASQSRSSSSSRDSSKVKAKKRKKEKHNKKKRKKEKMKRKKEKKRKKEKSSPVQLSKYLKDKKKNHNYSMITGKKIKMKIKKSKKDKERDRNRAELLDFLNSTF, from the exons ATGTGCTCCGTTCGCAACTGCCGAGAGGCGGCGGGAAGCGTAGCCACACGGTACTCGCTTTACAATCATTTCCGGGATGTGGGCGCCGACCTGGTCCCGGCAGGCGGCAGAGCTCGACATTGTGGTTCCGGGTTCCTGGAGAATCACGGGGCCGCAGCGGCTGTTTTTCGTAAATCGCCTCCGCCTTCGCTTCCGCCGTCCTGCCAGAAACCCCTCACGGAGAGTTTAGCCGGTGGTGAAGTTGTAG ATATGGATGACCACCATGAAGCAAAAGATGAGATGCTGTGTGCAACATCACAAGAGAAAACAAAAGTCAGAG agGAAAGTAAAAAGAAACGGAAGCGAAGCAGAAGCAGatcctcctccatctcttcctctaCATCTTCTAATTCTTCTACATCCTCGTCTTCAAGGTCTTCTTCCAGGTCTTCTGCCTCACAAAGCAGAAGCAGTTCAAGTAGCAGAG ATTCTTCAAAAGTAAAAgctaagaagagaaaaaaggaaaaacacaaCAAAAAG aaaaggaaaaaagagaaaatgaaaagaaagaaagaaaagaagagaaagaaagagaaatcaagTCCTGTACAGCTTTCTAAA taTCTCAAAGATAAAAAGAAGAATCATAACTACAGTATGATCACAGGAAAGAAAATTAAGATGAAAATTAAGAAGAGTAAAAAGGATAAAGAG cgAGATCGGAACCGAGCAGAACTTCTTGATTTCTTGAACTCTACTTTTTAG
- the LOC139157576 gene encoding uncharacterized protein DDB_G0280579-like isoform X2, whose protein sequence is METGRNASPAILILNMDDHHEAKDEMLCATSQEKTKVREESKKKRKRSRSRSSSISSSTSSNSSTSSSSRSSSRSSASQSRSSSSSRDSSKVKAKKRKKEKHNKKKRKKEKMKRKKEKKRKKEKSSPVQLSKYLKDKKKNHNYSMITGKKIKMKIKKSKKDKERDRNRAELLDFLNSTF, encoded by the exons ATGGAGACTGGGCGTAATGCATCACCCGCGATCCTAATCTTAA ATATGGATGACCACCATGAAGCAAAAGATGAGATGCTGTGTGCAACATCACAAGAGAAAACAAAAGTCAGAG agGAAAGTAAAAAGAAACGGAAGCGAAGCAGAAGCAGatcctcctccatctcttcctctaCATCTTCTAATTCTTCTACATCCTCGTCTTCAAGGTCTTCTTCCAGGTCTTCTGCCTCACAAAGCAGAAGCAGTTCAAGTAGCAGAG ATTCTTCAAAAGTAAAAgctaagaagagaaaaaaggaaaaacacaaCAAAAAG aaaaggaaaaaagagaaaatgaaaagaaagaaagaaaagaagagaaagaaagagaaatcaagTCCTGTACAGCTTTCTAAA taTCTCAAAGATAAAAAGAAGAATCATAACTACAGTATGATCACAGGAAAGAAAATTAAGATGAAAATTAAGAAGAGTAAAAAGGATAAAGAG cgAGATCGGAACCGAGCAGAACTTCTTGATTTCTTGAACTCTACTTTTTAG
- the LOC139157576 gene encoding uncharacterized protein DDB_G0280579-like isoform X3, with amino-acid sequence MDDHHEAKDEMLCATSQEKTKVREESKKKRKRSRSRSSSISSSTSSNSSTSSSSRSSSRSSASQSRSSSSSRDSSKVKAKKRKKEKHNKKKRKKEKMKRKKEKKRKKEKSSPVQLSKYLKDKKKNHNYSMITGKKIKMKIKKSKKDKERDRNRAELLDFLNSTF; translated from the exons ATGGATGACCACCATGAAGCAAAAGATGAGATGCTGTGTGCAACATCACAAGAGAAAACAAAAGTCAGAG agGAAAGTAAAAAGAAACGGAAGCGAAGCAGAAGCAGatcctcctccatctcttcctctaCATCTTCTAATTCTTCTACATCCTCGTCTTCAAGGTCTTCTTCCAGGTCTTCTGCCTCACAAAGCAGAAGCAGTTCAAGTAGCAGAG ATTCTTCAAAAGTAAAAgctaagaagagaaaaaaggaaaaacacaaCAAAAAG aaaaggaaaaaagagaaaatgaaaagaaagaaagaaaagaagagaaagaaagagaaatcaagTCCTGTACAGCTTTCTAAA taTCTCAAAGATAAAAAGAAGAATCATAACTACAGTATGATCACAGGAAAGAAAATTAAGATGAAAATTAAGAAGAGTAAAAAGGATAAAGAG cgAGATCGGAACCGAGCAGAACTTCTTGATTTCTTGAACTCTACTTTTTAG